The Gemmatimonadota bacterium genome contains the following window.
TGAACCGCCACCTTGCCGAGTTCGTGGAGGGAAGCGGCCTGGGCGCCGTCTTCGATGAGATGGGAGTGGTCCTGTACGAAGAGCCTGGGACGGTGCGTGGCCCCGACCTCTGCTTCTACGTCCGGGATCGCATACCGGCACAGGGCTACGGCAAGGGGTTCTGGCACGTGGCCCCGGACCTAGCGGTGGAGATCCTCTCGCCCTCGAACTCCGCGAGTGACATCCTGGAGAAGGTCACGGAATACCTGGACCGCGGCGCTCGCCTGGTGTGGGTCGTCGATCCGGATTCGCGCAGCGTGACGGTCTACCGCTCGCTGCGCGAGATCCAGCTCTTGCGGGGCGACGACGTGCTCGAGGGCGGCGACGTGCTCCCGGGCTTCCGGCTGCCGCTGGCGCGGCTTTTCGCGCTCTGAGGGCCATCTTCCCTGGCGGCGAGCCCTGGCGGTTCCGGGAACCGTTCACGGTGGAGGGCTTGCTAGCGCCCCGAGTCTAGCCGGCCAGCTCGGCCTCGAAGCCGACGGCCCGGATAAGCTCGATCAGCCGGTCGATAGCCACCTCGTCGTCCTCATAGTCCACGTCGGCGCAGCCGGACTCGTGACTGGCCTCCACGCCGTAGACGCCGGGCTCCGCTTCCAGCGCCTGCTTGATGCGCTCTTCATCGGCGTGGCGCATGCCTGAGATGCGCAGCTTGAGTGTGGGCATGGGATCCGCCTCCAGAATGGGTTGCGGCGTAAGGGGTGCGAAGGCCGCGCCGCTTGAAGGGCACGAGCTCACCAACCGAGGTCCCTCGACTCCAGCCAGCGCCAGAGGCTCTGGTCTCCGCTCGGCATGACACGTTCCGGGGCAGGCTTCTACTTCACGGGTTCGGTGCCCCGCGCGGTGCCCAGGTAAATATACGCGTCGGCGACGTCGCGCAGCCGGTAGTCGTGAGGCAGGATCTCGAGCGTCAGGCCCGGGCCAGCGCTCGCGTAGATGGGGTCGTCGAGGAAATCGAAGCGCTCGTTGATGTGCAGGGCGAACGGAGGCGCGAGGTCGGGCAGCTTGGCATGGAAGATGTCGAACACGCGCGTGGCGCCGTAGGACGCGATCTCGCCGTAGTGGGTGGGCTGCGGCGCACCGTCGACCAGCATGGTGTACAGTTCGAGCGGGAGACGGGCGTGCAGGCGAGTGCCCAGCCAGGTAACCGGCACCGCCTGCCCGCCGCCGCCGACGCGCAGCTCGGCGCGGCCGCTCCTCAGGCCGTGGTACCCGCCCATGAAGATCAGCGTGTCCGGAGGCGTACGTGCGGCTCGGGCATAGGCCAGCAGGGCATCCACATCCGCGCCGCCGC
Protein-coding sequences here:
- a CDS encoding Uma2 family endonuclease; the encoded protein is MARPIPGDPERPLTVEQFERLPENELYRLELVRGWIVREPRPAPLHARVASILNRHLAEFVEGSGLGAVFDEMGVVLYEEPGTVRGPDLCFYVRDRIPAQGYGKGFWHVAPDLAVEILSPSNSASDILEKVTEYLDRGARLVWVVDPDSRSVTVYRSLREIQLLRGDDVLEGGDVLPGFRLPLARLFAL
- a CDS encoding heavy-metal-associated domain-containing protein, whose protein sequence is MPTLKLRISGMRHADEERIKQALEAEPGVYGVEASHESGCADVDYEDDEVAIDRLIELIRAVGFEAELAG